The Desulfobacterales bacterium genome contains the following window.
AATATCATGCCATTAGAAAAAATATATGTAAAACCAAATGTTAAAGTAATTATTACATTTTTAGAAGAAGATACTGAAACTATAAAAAGAGAAAAAGATAAGCCCGAAAGAAAATCCGGAACATTAAAAGGAAAGATACATATTCAAGATGATTTTGATGAGCCTATCGATGATTTTAAGGAATATATGGAATGAAAATATTACTTGATACACACGCATTCCTTTGGTTTTTGAGCGATAATGATAAATTATCTCAAGGAACAAGAAAAGTCCTTGAAAACTCGAATAATGATATATTTATAAGCATCGCGAGTTTTTGGGAAATTTCTATTAAACTGAGTTTATCAA
Protein-coding sequences here:
- a CDS encoding DUF2281 domain-containing protein, with the protein product NIMPLEKIYVKPNVKVIITFLEEDTETIKREKDKPERKSGTLKGKIHIQDDFDEPIDDFKEYME